The Trichosurus vulpecula isolate mTriVul1 chromosome 4, mTriVul1.pri, whole genome shotgun sequence genome contains a region encoding:
- the ICAM2 gene encoding intercellular adhesion molecule 2 isoform X2: MWPEWPVVEAGKDLWINCSTNCTHPGKGGIETRNVKVTMQKEGTHWKMFHLSNLSQNTNIFCYFICSNIQKKKSVNVIIYRPPEQVTLSLQPAWVIVGENFTLTCHVPNVVPLENLTLTLLQGAEELYRQTFVTVSTALQDAWLTLNVTARREDSRSNFSCHAELDLRPHSKQFFASSEPKMLEILEPSWNNQMLVTIIITILLLLVFVISVILCFAYGQHWRQNRTGGYGVLAAWRNHRIRWS; encoded by the exons atgtggccagagtggcctgtGGTTGAGGCTGGCAAGGACCTGTGGATCAACTGTAGCACCAACTGTACACACCCTGGTAAAGGAGGCATTGAGACCCGTAACGTAAAAGTGACCATGCAGAAAGAAGGGACTCACTGGAAGATGTTTCACTTATCAAACCTCTCGCAGAATACCAACATCTTTTGTTACTTCATCTGCTCTAATATTCAAAAGAAGAAGTCTGTCAATGTCATCATATACC GGCCACCAGAGCAGGTGACATTGAGCCTACAGCCTGCTTGGGTGATTGTGGGTGAGAATTTCACCTTGACATGCCATGTGCCTAATGTGGTCCCGCTGGAGAACCTCACACTCACTCTGCTCCAGGGCGCTGAAGAGCTATACCGCCAGACCTTTGTGACTGTGTCTACTGCTCTGCAGGATGCCTGGCTCACTCTCAATGTCACAGCTCGAAGGGAAGATAGTAGGAGTAACTTCTCTTGCCACGCGGAGCTGGACCTCAGGCCACATAGCAAGCAGTTCTTTGCCAGCTCAGAGCCCAAGATGCTGGAGATACTTG aaCCCTCCTGGAACAACCAGATgcttgtcaccatcatcatcacgaTTCTGCTGCTGCTGGTGTTTGTGATCTCAGTCATCCTATGTTTTGCTTACGGGCAACACTGGCGTCAAAACCGAACAGGGGGATATGGGGTACTTGCTGCCTGGAGGAACCACAGAATCAGATGGTCATGA
- the ICAM2 gene encoding intercellular adhesion molecule 2 isoform X1 encodes MEMLLFSTWVLMAFLTLLSSPVAGEELFEVSMWPEWPVVEAGKDLWINCSTNCTHPGKGGIETRNVKVTMQKEGTHWKMFHLSNLSQNTNIFCYFICSNIQKKKSVNVIIYRPPEQVTLSLQPAWVIVGENFTLTCHVPNVVPLENLTLTLLQGAEELYRQTFVTVSTALQDAWLTLNVTARREDSRSNFSCHAELDLRPHSKQFFASSEPKMLEILEPSWNNQMLVTIIITILLLLVFVISVILCFAYGQHWRQNRTGGYGVLAAWRNHRIRWS; translated from the exons ATGGAAATGTTGCTTTTCAGTACCTGGGTCCTGATGGCTTTCTTGACCCTGCTCTCCtctccag TAGCAGGAGAGGAGCTATTTGAGGTGAGcatgtggccagagtggcctgtGGTTGAGGCTGGCAAGGACCTGTGGATCAACTGTAGCACCAACTGTACACACCCTGGTAAAGGAGGCATTGAGACCCGTAACGTAAAAGTGACCATGCAGAAAGAAGGGACTCACTGGAAGATGTTTCACTTATCAAACCTCTCGCAGAATACCAACATCTTTTGTTACTTCATCTGCTCTAATATTCAAAAGAAGAAGTCTGTCAATGTCATCATATACC GGCCACCAGAGCAGGTGACATTGAGCCTACAGCCTGCTTGGGTGATTGTGGGTGAGAATTTCACCTTGACATGCCATGTGCCTAATGTGGTCCCGCTGGAGAACCTCACACTCACTCTGCTCCAGGGCGCTGAAGAGCTATACCGCCAGACCTTTGTGACTGTGTCTACTGCTCTGCAGGATGCCTGGCTCACTCTCAATGTCACAGCTCGAAGGGAAGATAGTAGGAGTAACTTCTCTTGCCACGCGGAGCTGGACCTCAGGCCACATAGCAAGCAGTTCTTTGCCAGCTCAGAGCCCAAGATGCTGGAGATACTTG aaCCCTCCTGGAACAACCAGATgcttgtcaccatcatcatcacgaTTCTGCTGCTGCTGGTGTTTGTGATCTCAGTCATCCTATGTTTTGCTTACGGGCAACACTGGCGTCAAAACCGAACAGGGGGATATGGGGTACTTGCTGCCTGGAGGAACCACAGAATCAGATGGTCATGA
- the PRR29 gene encoding proline-rich protein 29 isoform X2, producing MAWRDGWSSAGPGAPVAQLQAPAPSVTILQSLPGAWVPPHQPGHMKEDLLSLMMLQNIQMHQLLMSRLTMSALDSKLLTSQVNMLSLQDEEGEEEEEEIVVFHHHYLPWSAPALVPLLPCPVPDPRQSWLPEISGIRNLPRDSQIIPSARRGVPPPPPPSATGTVGADVPPASDYYDVAEGQS from the exons ATGGCCTGGAGAGATGGCTGGAGCTCCGCGGGCCCCGGCGCTCCCGTCGCTCAGCTCCAGGCCCCAGCG CCCTCAGTAACTATCCTGCAGTCTCTCCCAGGGGCTTGGGTACCTCCTCATCAGCCAGGACACATGAAGGAAG ACCTACTGTCACTGATGATGCTACAGAACATTCAAATGCACCAGCTGCTCATGAGTCGCCTGACAATGAGTGCCCTTGATTCCAAGCTCCTGACTTCCCAG gTCAATATGCTGAGCCTGCaggatgaagaaggagaggaggaagaagaggagatagTAGTGTTTCACCACCATTACCTGCCTtggtcagccccagccctggtCCCCCTGCTTCCCTGTCCAGTGCCAGACCCACGTCAGTCATGGCTCCCAGAAATCTCAGGGATTAGGAATCTCCCTCGAGACTCACAGATCATCCCATCTGCCAG GAGAGGagtacccccacccccaccccccagtgccACAGGGACGGTGGGTGCTGATGTACCACCTGCCTCAG ACTACTATGATGTGGCAGAGGGACAATCGTGA
- the PRR29 gene encoding proline-rich protein 29 isoform X3, whose protein sequence is MAWRDGWSSAGPGAPVAQLQAPAPSVTILQSLPGAWVPPHQPGHMKEDLLSLMMLQNIQMHQLLMSRLTMSALDSKLLTSQVNMLSLQDEEGEEEEEEIVVFHHHYLPWRGVPPPPPPSATGTVGADVPPASGRALPQLAFQPSPCGKVGKSQDWDQE, encoded by the exons ATGGCCTGGAGAGATGGCTGGAGCTCCGCGGGCCCCGGCGCTCCCGTCGCTCAGCTCCAGGCCCCAGCG CCCTCAGTAACTATCCTGCAGTCTCTCCCAGGGGCTTGGGTACCTCCTCATCAGCCAGGACACATGAAGGAAG ACCTACTGTCACTGATGATGCTACAGAACATTCAAATGCACCAGCTGCTCATGAGTCGCCTGACAATGAGTGCCCTTGATTCCAAGCTCCTGACTTCCCAG gTCAATATGCTGAGCCTGCaggatgaagaaggagaggaggaagaagaggagatagTAGTGTTTCACCACCATTACCTGCCTtg GAGAGGagtacccccacccccaccccccagtgccACAGGGACGGTGGGTGCTGATGTACCACCTGCCTCAGGTAGGGCTCTACCCCAGCTCGCTTTTCAACCCTCCCCATGTGGCAAAGTTGGGAAGAGTCAGGACTGGGACCAAGAGTGA
- the PRR29 gene encoding proline-rich protein 29 isoform X1, translated as MAWRDGWSSAGPGAPVAQLQAPAPSVTILQSLPGAWVPPHQPGHMKEDLLSLMMLQNIQMHQLLMSRLTMSALDSKLLTSQVNMLSLQDEEGEEEEEEIVVFHHHYLPWSAPALVPLLPCPVPDPRQSWLPEISGIRNLPRDSQIIPSARRGVPPPPPPSATGTVGADVPPASGRALPQLAFQPSPCGKVGKSQDWDQE; from the exons ATGGCCTGGAGAGATGGCTGGAGCTCCGCGGGCCCCGGCGCTCCCGTCGCTCAGCTCCAGGCCCCAGCG CCCTCAGTAACTATCCTGCAGTCTCTCCCAGGGGCTTGGGTACCTCCTCATCAGCCAGGACACATGAAGGAAG ACCTACTGTCACTGATGATGCTACAGAACATTCAAATGCACCAGCTGCTCATGAGTCGCCTGACAATGAGTGCCCTTGATTCCAAGCTCCTGACTTCCCAG gTCAATATGCTGAGCCTGCaggatgaagaaggagaggaggaagaagaggagatagTAGTGTTTCACCACCATTACCTGCCTtggtcagccccagccctggtCCCCCTGCTTCCCTGTCCAGTGCCAGACCCACGTCAGTCATGGCTCCCAGAAATCTCAGGGATTAGGAATCTCCCTCGAGACTCACAGATCATCCCATCTGCCAG GAGAGGagtacccccacccccaccccccagtgccACAGGGACGGTGGGTGCTGATGTACCACCTGCCTCAGGTAGGGCTCTACCCCAGCTCGCTTTTCAACCCTCCCCATGTGGCAAAGTTGGGAAGAGTCAGGACTGGGACCAAGAGTGA